tcaggtatctctaagttccaatatTCGCTAAACCTGCTTTACCcctttgctgacttaggcatcagagtgtctttgcaggtaccatccCCCATTCCTTCATACACACGAGTCGGGCGGCGGCTCCCAGACGCAAACCAAGTCGGAGACCACCTCGCCCATACGTTTGGACCAACCTTGCAAGCCCAGTCTATTAACCTCCAGTTACCCAACGTAACATTGGCGTCGTTGTTGGGGACCTGGAGTTCAACCTACGATGGCAGACAACTTGAACGAAGATGGAAACACAACGTCTGATTCGGAGCAAGATAATCAAAACACTGGTAACAACGACAGGGCTATAGTCACTCACCAAGGAGCGACTAATCAACACAGAGAAGGTGCCTCAGGGGTAAAGGACCCAAAGGGAAACTCCTCTGAGGGACACGAATCGGAAAAAGAGGGACAACCCCATGCAACCGAGCTCATGGGATTGTTCCACGGCTACCAAGGGCAGTTGGAACAACTAGAACAAGAGCTGGAGTGACAGCAAGAGGCGGAGAGAAACCTAAGAGGTGAGATTGAACGGCGGAAAGAGCTCAAAGAAAAGCTCTCGAGACTAGAATCCGCTCTCCAAAGTCGAAACTCTCGCAGTGACCGAGAAGACTCTCCCTTGGGGGGGGGAATGACCCGTTcagtgaggacataatgagggcaaaagttttTCGAAACTTCAAAAaccctgatatggacctctatgatGGGACCACAGACCCAAAGCATCACTTAAGCCActttaaaagtcggatgtacctagccGACGCCTCTGATACTACTCACTGGAAGGCTTTTTCGACAACCCTAACAAAaacagcgatgaagtggttcgataccCACTCCCAAGGTCGGTCACCAACTTTGATGACCTCTCGCGTAAGTTCCTCATGCGATTTTCAATGCAGAAGGACAAAGTAAAGCACGCGCCGAGTCTCCTGGAAGTGAAATAGGAGATCGGAGAACCTCTGAGAGACTACATGGAGaaattcaacaaagcatgcttGGGGATTCAAGatctgcccacagaggcagtgaTTATGGGCCTAGTAAATGGACTCCGAGAAGGCCCCTTCTCTCAGTCCATCTCGAAAAAGCACCTGACTTCCTTGAGTGATGTACAAAAAAGAGCCGAGAAGTAcaccaacatggaagagaatgccAGGCTACGAGAGCCAAATTGGCGATCTGGGCACTCTCACTCatcaaaagagaaagagagagagcccaagaaaaaagaggaagttGGCCTTGAAAGGTCCAGAAGATATCACTCCTATACTCCTCTATGAGTCTCCCTGGTCGATGTATAGAGGGAGATTTGTCATTCCAAAAGGCTACCTCCCCctagacccattaaaaataaaaaagggagaAGTCGTGGCGAATATTGCGAGTACCATAAGCTATATGGTCACTCAACAAAAGAGTGTTACGACCtgaaaaatgtgatagaaaaactGGTTAGAGAAGGTTGGCTTGACAGATATCTTATGGAAAGGTCGGACCACCATGGCAAGAGAAAGCGAGAGGAGGACCGAAAAGATCCACTACCACAAATCCCGAAAAGACATatacatatgatctcaggaggatttACGAGAGGCGATCTCACAAAGTCATCTCGCAAAAAGCACCTAAAGGAGGTCTATCAGGTCGGGGGTGAAGTCCCCGACCTCCCAACCATCTccttcactaaagaagatgggcaaTACATTATTCCCGGACATGATGATCCGGTAATGATAACTATGATCCATGCAAACGCCCATCTACACAGAACCTTGGTGGACCAGAAGAGCTCGGCCGACATCCTATTCAAACCAGCGTTTGATAAGTTGGGATTGGATGAAAAAGAGTTAAAAACTTACCCTGATACCCTATATAGACTGGGGGATACATCAATAAAACCACtagaattcaaatatttttttattgaaaaatttttttttttatcaacttaacGACCCAGTAACATATatagaatagattttttggtGCATGTCTTTGAATTTACAGGGCTCTCCATTGCCTGTGCTGCTTGACAATTCCATTGCCTGTGCTGCTTGACATATATAGAATTGATTTTAAATATTGACTAGGTATAAAACAATGCCTAAGCATCATTCTTTTGTTTCGATACTGAAATTCAGCATCAATTTCATTATACATACAAGTTTAGGAGGTTGATGATATGGTGTTCCACAATTTAGACAATGAAACCCAAAATTTACAAGACGCCTCCACCACTAAGATCATTAGAAGGAATTTAATTCAAGAACATTGAGATAGCACGTCCCTACCAATTGACCTAACAGTGAGATgacatacaaaaagaaaaattgatttaCATAACAATACATTCTGATTACTTGAATGAACTGAAGAAGTTGACTGTGTCATTGAGGGCCTGGATAAAATTGTCAACATCCTCCTTAGTGTTATAGAAATAGAGACTTGCACGTGCACTTGCATTGACTCCCAAGTACCGATGGAGGGGTTGGGTGCAATGGTGACCCGATCTGATAGCCACTCCATGCTGAAAAGATGTTACATCATCAATTGCAATTCAAGACAGAAATAATTTCCAAACATGCTCAATGCAATGCTGATCATAATTCCAAAAATGCTAAATAGTACGTTTTTTAGCAGGCATACAATGGCAAAAGATCATCATGATTGCTATCTATAGCttctttcttgaaaaaaatGGTTCTTGGAGAACTTTGCGTGTGGGGACTGGGGATGGTCATTTTTATCCTCTTACCTGTTGATCAAGAAATGTTGCAAGATCGGTTGCGTGAATATTTTCAACATTGAAAGAACAAAGTGCAGCTCGTTTAATTTTTTCTGAAGGTGCCGGCCCATAGATGCGAATATTTGGGATTGAAAGGAGCCTTTCATAAAGATATCTTCCCAGCTCCACCTGTGAAATTTCACATTTCATTGGAATCAAAATAGTTAACCTTGCACCAGACAAACTGTTAATATCAACATATGTGACTAAGCACAAGCGTGGAAagatttatcaaatttaatttacagTGCAGTTTCTCTCACATAAGCACAGATCATTTTCATTTAGAACGCATTTCGTTAACCATTTCTATCAGTTTTCCTTTTTGGGTTGTCCCcccaaaagaaagagaaaaaagttAAGAGGAACATCAAGCTTGCTAATGCTTTTGATAGATTCATAGCATGTATCTTTCTTGTTCtttgaatcataaaatagcTTGTCCTTTAAAAGATTGAAGCCTAAGTTACCTCATAATCATGTATGGTTTGCATACCAATCCCAGATAAGTAATCAATTGCTGCTCCTAAACCAATTGCTTCCCCAATTGCTGGTGTTCCGGCCTCAAATCTAGGACAATCAGAGTGCATCGAATAATTAGACACAGTCAACTAATAGTATGCCAAACAGAAAAAAGTTGCAAAGAGAACAACAACTACATATTATCTATCACTTATTTATCTATTACTAACAGTAACTGTAGATGGTTGATCCTTTTGAAGTTAAAGGATTGAGAAGTTAAAATCTGTCAGTAACACTGACTactgagttaattttaaaaacatagaAGCAAAGAAATTATTAGACATAGACATGCAAATTAATAGAACCACAAATGCTCTTCATCAAACTTGTGATCTCCACCCAAGGTCACATAAGACTATCCATAAGATAAGAGTCGGGAAAAGCAAGTTCACAAACCTGGATGGAGGTTCAGCATAAGTTGAGTGATCAAGAAATACATCTGAAATCATTTCACCACCACCTAGACAAAGAAAAGGCCGAGGTTGCCATCAGTATATTAGCTTCAAAAGACAATATCATTAATCATGGTTCCAAAAAAAAATAGggcttcaattttattttatagtcatTTCCTATTTGAACGAGAAGACGCAAGGGAAATACCCTGTCTAATTACTTacctaaaaagggaggcatggaCGACAAGAGGTCTATTTTACCATATAAGAATCCAACACCTGTAGGCCCACACATCTGGAAGAAATATTTGACAAACTTAATATATTGTTCCAAAGAAATACAAGCAAAAATAAGTTAACAATCCTAACCTTGTGAGAAGAAGCAACAAGAAAATCAACATTGAGGCTGTGAACATCAACTGTCATGTGTGGAACACTCTGACAGGCATCTACAAGCACTTTTGCTCCAACATCATGAGCCCAGTTAGCAATATCTCTAACAGGAAGTACCGAAGCTGTACAAATATATCAAAACTAGTTCATTTTAGCTATAAACTCCAAAAGTGAGCAACAAGTACTACCAGCTGCAATGCTGCATAAAATAGAAgtctaaaaattgaaaaaacacAGCAAGAGAAATTAGGATGCTGTTACAGTTCACATACGATGTATGCACTGATATTTAACCttattaaggttgtaatggaaTTGAGTACTGCGCTAAGCATTAGTTTCTGCTTGATattaataagattttttttaacttatagAATAACCAGATTTTGTGGATTCCATTATAGAATAAGTTTTGGATTGCCACTTCATACTCCATTAAGGACCACTTTACAAATTGATTTGCAAAGTAAACTCTCTGTTCTTAAAAGTGTGATTAAACCAAACCCTACAGAATGCTGATACAAGCGCCACTTATCAGCCTCTGTGAGACATAGAGCTCCCATTTAAACTAAAGACAATCCTTCAGCAGCCTGGCTGTTTTGGAATTAACTCTCCTAGTAATAGGTTTCGTCTCTTACCTTTTCATACCTAATATGTTTCTTCAAGTTCAATGAGGgggaaaaaaaatactaatttggAATGTTCAATGCTAAGTGATACCTAATTTGAAAAGTTTTGCGGAAGAACATTGAGTATGCCATATAGCAAGCTTAGAAACCTAGTGACCTTGTTGTGACATAAAAAGTTCATCAAGCCATCAACCCAAGAAGCACATGATCTTTGATGGTATACATATTGAAGTATTGTTCAATCAACACAAAGAAACATAATAAGAAATAAGAAACATACCAAGCACATTTGAAACATGATGGACAACAACTAACTTGGTCTTCCTTGACAGCAGTTCTTTCAATTTGTCCATATCTGGAATTTCATATTGGTTTAAGTTCACAAATTTCAAAACAGCCCCAACTTTTTGAGCTAGTAGTTGCCAAGGAACAATCGCACTGTGATGTTCAGCAACCGTAAGTATAATCtgtaagaatatatatatagaatggAGGATTTGATGAGGGCAAGATTTGGACATAATGGTGGAACACAAACATTAACAAGGACACCAAGACTAGGGaaatttaattaactaaaaGATACCCAATGTTTCTTGATATTCAAATTTCTATTATTGAATTCCTTTTGCCAATTCAAATTAATCCTTAATACTTTCTTCAAAACTTAAGAAGACACACAAAATGATCTCAGGCTTTTGAACAATTATGTTATTTGACATTCATAAAGATATATATCATTAAGAATAATGCTACACATCCAAGTGATTTTTGTTAACCAAGTCCAACCAAGTTGGTCTAACATCAACAAAAGTCAATTATAGATAGCATTACTCCAAGTCTTATTGTTTAACTTGGTTGGACTTGGTTCATGAAAAGACTTGGATGTATAACATTACTCTATCATTAAATACCTCATCATCTCTCTTTAAATTTGACAAGCCCCAAGAATAAGCCACTAGATTGATAGCTTCAGTAGCATTTCTCGTAAATACAATTTCACTGGAGTCAGAAGCATTTATAAAACTTGCAACCTTCCTTCTAGCTGCTTCATACTGATCCGTGGCCTTTGCACTGTATTCATAAAAAATTGTGCAAGATAAAACATACAACCAAATTATGCAATTagaattttagttattaatattacACTATACTTGCCTCAAGAAATGTATGCCCCGATGTACATTCGAATTGTATGCTTCGTAGTAGCTTTGCAGTGTCTTCAAAACAACGGTAGGCTTCTGAGAAGTTGCTGCATTGTCTAAGTAAACAAGTTTTGAGCCATTTACTTCCTGCGAATTGAGTTTGAGAGTATCATAACTTTATGATATTAAAGAATAACATATGGAGTGActttttcaccatttttttaatatttttattaatgaagaGAAACCTTTGAACCACATTTCTTTGGCATTGGAATTCAAGCATTCTATAACTATTCACATTACTTTACTACAATACTTAGCGATTGTTTGATATGAGAATTAGGTGTTTAACCATTGACTTAAGGTTTGGCAAAAAGTTGTAGATCTCATCCATCAAATGAACACATTCTTCCTCTATAAACTAAGAGTTACACAAGAAATGCAAGCTTTAGGGATGTGAATCACAATCACAACATAGAGCAAAGACGAAAAGATAAATTAGAACATTTAAGCTTCAGTAAGTGAGCAGTCAAGGAGACTATCTTTCGTAGCTTCAATGTTTCCACAATGTCAAAGTGGGTCTAAACTTTGTCTAAGCTTGCGAACTATGTTGCACAGATAAGAATGCAAATATCGAATATGATCCATAAATACGGCACTTTTCTAGAAATTAGTCATGAATTTAAGAAGGTTAACGTATATGTATATGATACATATACACGCCTACATGAGTAAAAATGAAGTGCTTGAGCATCACAACTAGCAagtatatcaaattaaaaagcTAACATCTTATCTAAACATTTTCTAATCATTCACAGGCTAAACATAAATGACAAAGGATAAAAAAATGAAAGcgaggataagataagataagaaagtAGTCACCTGGTGAAGTATAGGAAAATGGGGTCTTGTGGTGTGCCCCAAAGAAGGGGAACCAAGGGATGGTTCAGCTACAGCTTCATTAATGGTTGATGCACAAACAGATAGAGAAGAAAATCGACGGAATCCGAATTTCACATAAGAAGAGCTCCTAGTGCTTATTGAACAGCAACAAATGGGGCTTGAGAACTTGAAAGATGGAAGTTTTGGCAGCAAAACTTCCATTTTTCGGATCAACTCCCAACAACAGAATCGCAAACCCGCAGTTATTTTGGTGAATTGTGCTGCAGAAGAAGCAAGAAAGCagagtaaaattaaataaataaaataaaaggggtGAGAATTTCGTGGGAGGGAATAAACTTAGAAATTCAACCGAAAAAACTAAAAAGCGTGtgttaattacaaaatttagaGGTAAAGAATTGATGTATAGGAATTAGCAAGGTTCTGAGAACCAGACCGGTCATCGAACCGTTCTAGTCACTGGTCCAACCGGTGATTCAACCGGAAAAactattttagaataaaataataaataaattagaaataaacat
This sequence is a window from Arachis duranensis cultivar V14167 chromosome 2, aradu.V14167.gnm2.J7QH, whole genome shotgun sequence. Protein-coding genes within it:
- the LOC107473672 gene encoding cysteine desulfurase 1, chloroplastic, translated to MEVLLPKLPSFKFSSPICCCSISTRSSSYVKFGFRRFSSLSVCASTINEAVAEPSLGSPSLGHTTRPHFPILHQEVNGSKLVYLDNAATSQKPTVVLKTLQSYYEAYNSNVHRGIHFLSAKATDQYEAARRKVASFINASDSSEIVFTRNATEAINLVAYSWGLSNLKRDDEIILTVAEHHSAIVPWQLLAQKVGAVLKFVNLNQYEIPDMDKLKELLSRKTKLVVVHHVSNVLASVLPVRDIANWAHDVGAKVLVDACQSVPHMTVDVHSLNVDFLVASSHKMCGPTGVGFLYGKIDLLSSMPPFLGGGEMISDVFLDHSTYAEPPSRFEAGTPAIGEAIGLGAAIDYLSGIGMQTIHDYEVELGRYLYERLLSIPNIRIYGPAPSEKIKRAALCSFNVENIHATDLATFLDQQHGVAIRSGHHCTQPLHRYLGVNASARASLYFYNTKEDVDNFIQALNDTVNFFSSFK